The sequence GCAATGccagaacaagaaaaacaaattttaactGTAGAGTTATCACTATCATCGGTGCCTCACATTTTAAACATGGAAGGTCCTTAAACTGCAGTCACAAAAAGGGGAATGAAGCCAGTAcggagaagaagggaaggaaattgGGATCTATTTCCCATCAGAAGCCTCTTGAGTGCTTACAGTCACCTGtaagaggacagaaaaaagacCCACTCTAGATACACAAATAATCCAAGGTAGAGAGAAACTGAAGGATATACAATATTGTATATTTCACATACATGTAAAACTATGTGTGTCTGTAATAGCTTAGATAACCTTGGGGCCAGATCTTTGTATAGTGCAAGCAGGCCCAAATCCACCGAGCTTATTAACTGGCTTCATACAATGCACATACACCAAATGAAAAGGAGGGCCAACAGTTTCAGGGTTCTGCCTACGTTTTGCTCATATGTGTTTCCCTTGAAATTCAAACCCAAGATGCTGTCCAGACCAGTTAAGTGCCTTAAAAAGGTACATTCCTAGTTCCTGAACAGGACTTTGGAACAATAGCTATGGTCTCATGAGACAGAGTCTTTGACAGCAGCATCCTCTTAagatactgctgctgctgagtagTGATCTCATGCCATGCTGCCCTCTCCATTGCACCGGGTGATCTGTGCATGTGCCCATGCTGGGAATCACACCAGAGAACTGATACAGCCTTTGCAAACCCCATAAAAATGACAACCTCTATGTGATTCAGCCCCTGCCTGGTGCCATGCTGTAACACTGGATAATGTCACTAGTATTGCATATTACGGTACTGGATCTCTGCAGATACCATCACCTCACTTCGTAAAGGACCTCAAAAACCCTCTATCAGAGACCATAGGAATTCCAGCCCTCACCAGAGAAATGCAATTGGCACAACAGAATTAAGAATGTATCAGTCGTCCTCTTCCAGCAGTGGCTGGGAAAACTTATTCAGATGACTTAAGACAAATGTTTGGTTcggcaattaaaaaaaaatacttgctcTGAAGAATCATACATCATAGCTATTTGCTAGGAAGAGTCATGCTGTCTTTTGCACTATAATTATTAGTTAGGATGATTAATTTAAGACATCAAGACCAAGTCAGGCATAATCATCTTAATTAACGATGTTCGTGCTGTAACTTACGTGTTACACCCTATCCTCGTGGCTACAGggtaaaaattttaaaaaatcaatagtGTTGGAAAACTAGCATACAACTCAATAAACTGATGATTCCACATTTCCCAGAGACAGCTCTGTGTCACATAATCTGGAGGctgttttttttcagccagatgAAGACAGCAGGGTGCCTAACTTGTTACAGCAGCGCTTCACCAAGCAGCAGCGTTACCACATGCATCTGAATGTGAGAATGTAACTGCTCGGGAACAGGCAAGCTCCAGACACGACTGTTTGGAGAGAGCCTTGAATATAAAGCCCTCGAGCTAGAAAAGAGATACAACAATGGGAGCAATTTCACAGCTCCCTCGCAATACTTCATCCACTTTTCTCAAGCAGGAATCGCATCTTTTAGCAGCGGAGGAGTAGCGAGACTTCACGCCAATTGCACTAACTTCTGCTGAGGGTACCGcagaagggtttgggttagTGATGCTTTTTTAAGAGAAAGCTACCCAGCCTTCCCTGAAAGCATCAGTTATTTCATGAAGGTGAACGCCACGCCTGCTGCTAGCAAAGACACTCGGTAAGAGTGAAAAGAAAcgtatttttaaacacaaaacgCCCGCTCAGTACGTCAGTGCCCCGCTGACGAGCACACGCCAGGCATTCCCTACCCGAAAAGCGAACCCGGGACTGCCGCCCGCGGCCAGCCCCGCACTACCCGTaccctcccgccgccgccagcgGCGCTGTGGAACCGCGGGCTCAAGGGCGCACGTCCcacgccgcccgcccgccggtGCCTCCGGTACCCGCCGACAGCCCGGGcggccgccgcgccgcgccaGCGGGGCTGGGTGGCGGCGCCATCTAGCGGGGCCATGgagcagcgccgccgccgccgcctgctccgccccggcggggctggggtcCTGGCGGAACGGCACGCGGGGAGGGGAAGGCCGGCTCCTCCCGCCTGATCTCGTCACACATGAcgtgttttcttattttgtctATTACGCACTTCCTTAGTTAGCTCTGCTTAACAAATTATCGAGTGCTCGCTGGCTTGACAAATTGctcatttgtttttacagtgGTGTATTTTCACATTGCTGCCGTTGTTTCATTACTATGGTTTAACGTTGCAGCAGGTTACTAAACAAAACGCTTGAAGAAAGTCACCCAAACACGCTTTTACACAAAGACCAGGTTTTGGCTTCCCTTTCTAACCAGCAGTTAAGGTCAGCAGTTTTTTCTAAAGGAGTAAAGAAAACATGTCCGCACACAAAACGccccagattttaaaaattaacaacttAATTTACTACTGTCCCATAAACTCCTCACACCTAAATTCTCCCTCCCAAGATTCCTAcaaagctggggggggacaAAAAGTCAAGTCTTTCTGTAAGTTTTGTTCTACCTATACATACATGCCTCACCACTGTGAGATTTAAACTACATTTGCAGTTGCCCTGGTGTAAGCTCCCTACTCCAAAAATGATCAGTAATTGTGCACTTTATTCCTAGGACAGTGAAAACTATGTGGGGAAGAGGAAAACCAGTTAACATCACCTAGCATTTCATAAGAAATCTGAATTCTAGGAATATAATCCttgtttcccttctcctcctcccacagcctTGAAAAATTTTAGGACCAGCTTTATTACATAGTGGCACATAACTACGCTGTCATACAGAGCAGAGAAGAGCATTAAATTAAAGTTTAAAGAAAGGGATCAATAGAATGACAGCATGTCTTCAGCTTCACCATCCCAGACCCTGACAATAATTCAAGCAGTGAAACCATATCAGTATCACAGATAAACAttaaagggagggaagaaaaaaaaaaaaaagatgagtatTTATTGTTATACAGCAACATTTCCTCATGTTGTTTAAACAAAGTATAAAGCTTTAAAACAAGCACAAATTAATGTCTTGGTAAAGAAGTAGAACTTTTTATGTAGCTTGGGCATTCTCCCACTGTGCACTGTGCTTGCCCCTCTAAATTCTAAGACAAGAGAGTAAGTTACCAACCCTATCCTTTTTATGGATAGTTCTTTCAGGCCCAGTATGGGCTTCCCTCCTCTCCAACCAGTGCTACCAGGTAGATTGTCTTGCAAGTCAGTCTGAACTGCTAAGCATTCACAGTAGTCACCCCAGcttctttcaaaagcaagaCCTTGCAGAGACAGCTGCATGTGAAATCCAGCTGAGACCAAAAGCTGCCTCCTGCATGGCAGTAGCTGAACAGGCACTCTAGACCCACTCTAGAATGGCTGAATCAGCTTTTTTGGGATGGGAATCATgatgaaatgtatttattaccTTGTATTATTACTCAGATGAGCAGCAGCTTTGAAGCAAACAAGGGCTGTGAGTGATAAAGTAACTCATTCCCAGTTTGCATCATATCCCACCTTACCAATACTGTCATCTGAAGGAAGAGTACATCACTCACATGCAAAGCCACACTGGCAGAAACATAATTATTCACGCTACGTGATGGAAGTTAAGTGATTGTACAGCACACGTTACCATTACAAACTTCACACGCAAtggcattttttccttctgctacaGCAACCATAAGAAGGTAGCGGAGCGTGTCTGAGACGGAAGCAGCCTTTTCCTGAAGCACCGCGTGGTAATTTCTCTATGAGTTACCTGAATTTAAGGGCAACAGGGAGCAATTGGAAAGCCAATGCTGCCTATCATGGTCTCCAAACCTAACAGTAGCACAAGGAAGAGCTTGTGAGGTCACAAGttaacaggagaaaaaggatCCCTTTGACCACTATTTTGCACTCAAGAATTCTAGTTTTGAGTTTGTTACACCTGTTTAACAAACAGTCCCATCGTTAAACACAATGTAAATTGTGGTCAATATCAAGGCAGGTGTATGTATGGACATACATCAGTTGAAAGTACTCTTTACAGTATGCACTATATTGAGAAATCATGCAGAAGAGCAGCTACATGTTACTTCATACACCTGCTCCATCAGCACTGCTAATTTCATCTGTCTCCTTACAGCAAGTAGCGTTATGGATGGAATATGCTTCGATCTTGTGTCTGTTTCTGGTGTGACTGTCTCTGCCTTAACACACTGTGAAGCTGCTGCACGTGCTGGCATGGACTTCCTATTAGATACACAAACTTCCTCTAAATGGAGGGTAGCTATCATTTCACGTCTTCCTGTAAGGTGAAGGGAAAGAATGAATTTCAATcactttttctgtattcaaagTGGGTGACACACTGCTACTTTACAGAACCATTAATACTGGGGCACATCCTATGCTGCCATAACCCTCACTAATCCTCTCGCCTTTTCTTCCACCTCATGTTACAGATTCGCTACAATTCAGCATCTAGTTTTGCCTATGGCCATGTACTActaattgtgttttgttttatgctGTAGAACAGTTCCTACAAGAAGGATACATTAAGAACAAGCAACTGTTTTCCTagggttttcatttttattccatcATCACCTGTTACGTATTTCATACTGTTCAATTCTGTATCTGAATTGCTCAGAAACCTGTAAAACAAAGACCTGATGCATTTTTCAtgaagctttccttttctgaaaagaaaaaaaaaaatgcacttcttACCTCAATCTGCTCTTCAATgctttcttcatatttattCACGATCACAACTTCTTATCTCTGCCCCTCCCACtggctttcctctgcctccaaCTTTCACCACTTTTTAGTAACGCTTCATATCTCATTGTTATTTCTCACTCATTTTCCTCAGTAacaatctttctgcttttccttcctgggATCTTGGTAAGGTTCTGGAAGCTGAGAGGTTAAATGACCTTAAAATGTTCTCGTGGAAGTCTGGCTTCTTCAACTCATTGCTCCAGCTCTATGATCTGGTTAAAACTCAGAACATCTCCCTCAACATCTGAATAACTGCCAGGATCACCCATTTCACTGTCTCGACCTTGTGTAACCTATAAACAAATCCAAATACAAACAAGCAGTGACAATTCTACATCTTTTAACCAAATCAGGGCTAACAGCataaaagcaacttttttttaatatagtctGCTAATAGCAGAGAGCTACCATCAATTGCTTCCTATAGCATGGAGAACAACGGAAACCTAAACAATGACAGCAGGAAGCAACTAACAGCCATTATTAACTGGATACCAGTAGGTTGTAACTTCACAGATTACAGATACACTAACCccaggacagaaagaaaaatgaacttttggAAAAAGTAGGAGGGAGAACACACAGGGCAGATAGATGAAACCTCTTCAGTGCAATCTTATGACATCCCAGAAGTAAGTTTTATGACAACCAAGACTGCCACTCTGTgccattcctttaaaaatgttaagtttTTGTAGTAGTTCTTAAACATTTAGTCATTAGATCCATCTACCAAATTAAAAGGGTAAAATGTCTTGGACAATTCTACACATTTTATGTTTACATAGTAGAGAAGCTAAATTAAGAACAGCTCTCCATAGTAACATGGGAGTAAAATATCATAATTAAACATGATTTATTCATCATTGCTGCTTATACAGCAAATAATTGATGCTTGTAAGACATTTCTATTTCTCCTCTTGACAGACTTGTAAATGAGTTATTTTGTAACCCAAACATTCTATttgagctgtttaaaatgattattcaaatttattttttccaactgAGAGTCAACTCAATAAGGCCTAGAAACCCTGACAAAtgtttcagtatattttttttttaagctttaaaacTTCACTGCATAGCTTCAGCAGCTAGACATGAGCAAGCAATGATGATCAGAGGGGCGGAGCAtgtctcctatgaagacaggctgagagagttgggcttgcTCACCCTTGAGAAGGCtctagggagaccttatagcagccttccagtacctaaaggcacctacaggaaagctggagggggactgtttacaagggcatgtagtgataggacaagggggaatgggtttaagctgaaagagggtagatttagattagatataaggaaaattcttcactatgagggtggtgaggcactggaacaggttgcccagcaaagttgtggaggccccccTCCTTGGAAGCATTCatgggatggggctttgggtgacctggtctagtggagggtgtctctgcccgtgacagggggattggaactagatgaactttgaggtcccttccaacccaaaccattcaaatTCATTgaagcaaaaaataaaccctTATTTCTCACTCATTCGGACCTATTTAAAAGCTTTGCCACGTACCTGGAAATTAGAAAACTGAATAAGCTTTCTTTTGGTTGTAGTGTAACAGAATCTTTGCAGCCATTTTTAAGTTAGATAACACATGGTAACTTCAGAATTAGGAACAAAACTAAATGAAACTTGACTGTGATTAAAATCTAAAGAAagcaaccaaaaccaaactgacaGTAGCACTGTGCTACTACCTCATAcacaattttccttttctaagaATAGATATCCTGCTGTTAAGATCATACCTGTAACATTGTATGCAGTTACAAACACACCACTTTAGTCGTATCAGTAATGCCACCATGATAACTTTATTCCACTCAAATCTATCATATTCTTCTCTTTAATGATGCACTATTTAGTTGTTTGCATTCAAATATGCATATAAACATCCAAAAGAGTTACCAtaacagtttttattaaaaaaaccctaatgtACATGTTCTTCCCCAGTACagctatatttttcttaaaaagtacTGTATGTATCAAACATTTAAGGTTTATCCCATCACTGCCAACTGTCTTTGAAGAGCTGTCAAACATCTCCAACTTTAATGGACTTCAGTATAGCCTCAGGAAAAAGCTTTTAGCTTTCTAAACGTACAAGAGGCTTAGTATTTTGTGGCATGAAGACAACATGCCATTAACCAGTAATCCTTATGTTTACAGCATTCTTTCAGGAATGATATAAACTCCAAATCCCAAGTGATAATTCATACCCTGCATAAAACTAACACAAGATACATTAACGTTATTCAGATGAATAGATAGCATTTGGAAAGGTCTGTCagcattcatatttttaacagcTCTTTAAAGAAGTAACAGTGCAGATTAAGTACAAGCTTTTTGCCTCAGTATAATacacatttgaaattaaaataaaacatggaaGACCAATATCTTTATAgtttattcttcagaaaaagaagaatcttaaagaaagcatttagtAGTCCACTTGTGCTTAAAATATTCAATGCAtgagaaagccaaagaaaaaaatacacatttttgtaCACCATGATCAAAAAGATAACGTtataaattttcagaaattgcaCTGTATTTAAAACACTCTCTAGAATCTGCTCCACTTCTACATATGGCTACTGAGGCTGCCTGACACAGTTCCTTTTCCACTTTAATTGCCAACCTGTGGAGGCCCTTCAGGGATGAGTGATGTGAAGAAGGTTGTGATAAAGGACCAAGCAGAAGCCATGAatccaggctgctgctctgtaTTGGCATCTTCACCTGTGTCTTCTCCACTGTCTTCATCAATCCCATCATCCATAAGTCgttcctttaaaaacagaaattgaaGCAATTCaactgcttctttttaaagctctgaCATACGGTAACCAGCAGTATCTTCCTACATTAAGCAACTTCTCTCAGAACAACCTCCTGAAGAATAACTAGCATGAAGAAAGTCTGTGACTGAAGTAGAGACAATCAGTAATTGTCagactggaaaaatacagaacttaAGCAGCAGGCACAACACTGAGGACAATGCTGAAGGCTTTCTGGTTAAACCGACTACATTTCCTAAAAGTTGACTTTCTGTCGAGACATTACAGTATATTTGACAATATAATACATAGGAGTCTCGAGAGACCTGTTTGCTCTTAACTCACCATCTCTTCAAGATCAGGATTATTTGCATGTTGCCCATCACGGTTCACTTCCACATTATTGGCTGCCTGTTGTTGGCCTCCCTCTTGCCTGAAGGGGAACCATCCAGCTTGGTGTCTATGTAAGAAAATGGAACAGCTGAAAACCTCtcttttgaaaagaataaaaaaaatattctgctacAGCTGACTACTGCAGTAAATTTTTCAAGTACTTTCAAAAGAATAaagctacatttatttttctgcaagtcttACTTCCAGATTGAATGGCTATTCTATGATGTCTGGGTTAAGAAGGGTCTTGCTAAGAGCTGTTAAGTTTCAGAAGTGCTGTTCCCAGCCCTCTGTTCCAGAAGATGAGTAATTTACCATAAATaggtgaaaacatttttttgggTCTCCTCCCTATTTTTAAGTACTTAagttatattaatttttaaaggcaacCTTAGTTTTCATAGTTTAAAGttgattttctgtggaaaaaagaatttaaacttCAGCTAAGGCTTGAACCACGCTACTGTTGTAAACTAAGTAAGCCTCTCCTACGTCTTCAAGCATCTATATTCAGATTTCAACTATCATATCTGCATGAGAAACAGAACAGTCCTTGTGAGAATGGAGACTATGGTCTAAGGAAACTCTCAATGAATGACATCAGTCCAAAATATCAAGCATTACTGCTGTTTTCCACTTCCTTTGATATATGAAAATACCTTAGTGATGTAAATAGAAGTGACGACAACAGTACTGACATTTCTTAATAAGAAAGATAGAAAGGTTAGGTCTTTCTGATgcattgtaataaaaaaaaaaaaaatctttaagtcCCTGCAATTCTACCAGATCTAGTATCCACCGTTACAGTAGCACTACCTTAAGTCTGCCTAACACAATTTACTGCACAAATCCCATatgttatttttgaaatataagtAAGCTGAGCTGCAATTTTCCTTCCATATCCAAGCAGTGTTTTAAGTTTATGCAAGCATAAGGTTGACCTATATAAACTTCGTTCCCCTCACCTTCTAAATTTCCATCCCAAAATTATGTTTCTACAATATTGATCTGTTAATATCACCAACATTTAAAAGCACTGTCTTTCATGTATAAGTGGTATCCAACTTACTGTACAAGTGTTCTCAgattttttggtggttttttgtttgtttttaaacacatacCCACCCCATACTATAAAGGGCCTTTGCCTCAACTTTTGTACTTGGATAATTTTTCACAGTTTAAATGGATTGTACAGTAGCACCATACTCCACATATCAGATCTGCAGCTGTACTCAACTGTTGTACTCACAAATAAaccagcagcatggctcccATTACCATGACAAATCGACTGAAGGAAGAATAGAAGTATACAATGCTCAGAAGAATTGCTGCTCTAGAGAATGTGTACATCCAGTCCAGCCAGTCCCGGTTGAAGTCCTCCTCATTGACTACCGGGCCACCCTGTGCATTCATCTGAACGTTCGGGTTTACAGGCCTATTGTCCTGGACGGCTACATTTGGCGCTGCTGCGGGCTCATTTGCAGGAGCATGTTCTGAATTTACAGCCTGGGCAACTGCAGATCTCACAGGCTCAGTGCTGGAAGTCACTTGGGCCGAAACAGCAGCTTGgctaaaaatgtaaacataaaaCTAGTTTATCAAAAAACATGCACCAAAGTTTTTAAGCCTATTCTTTTTGTCTCTTGCAcactaataaaaacaaagtttcagaTGTAATACATgtcaaaaaaatgcatttgcccTTAAATCTTTACTTATTAATTAAATTCCAGTCCAAAACGGGATTTTACAATTTGCTAGACAAAGTATAAAACAGCACTGCCAGACAAAATAAACGCAGACATTTTGATCTCACAAATAACATTTAAGTTTTTAATACCCTTCATTAGTGTAACTCAGTACTACCTAAGATAATGCAGACTTACTATTGCATGTAGTACTGACGTGCATACATTTGTTGCCACCAGATCATCTGTAAGGGACTGAATGCAGGATACATCGAAAATCCAGCAGAAACACCTTGGCCTGGAAATTGGTTGCCTATATTGCTATGAaaggatttaaagaaaaataatcagttctAAATTAccacatttataaaatacactaatattaaaaaaaaagtagcattcTTCCTCTGATTTGTCCCCCCTACAATAATGCACTGAAGCAACACTGAAACAACATGTAGTGAGATCATCCCACCCATTCCAAAAAAAGCACTATATTTTCATATAAGAAATTAATGAGCAAAGTTATTTCTATAGAAAGGGAATTTATGTTTTTGTACTTGGACATCTGTCACTAGCTACATCTCTGGGATAAAACCATATacagaattttgaaaaattttcagtgtaactGCAGAAATTCTTCCATACAATTCCTTTTAAGTTCAACGGTCACTCTTAAAAGGGCTGCAGTAGTTGTAAAGGGAAAACTTACTAGCCTTCTGTAACTTTCTTTTAGAAGCAATACTTGAAATACTACCGTGATCAAAGACATGAAGAAATGAACATGAGTAAAGACAACAAATAATCCTGCAGATACAGCTTCTGAAGAACACAACTAAGAACACTGTAAATTATTTACCTCCCCCCCCTCAATATTTTGAGCATAAGCGATTCTTGTTCCTATGGGTTTTTAACTCTGGTTCACATGCAAGAGATACAAAGCTCCTATACATAAGttttaggtttggttttgtctgctTTTATACTTCTTAGCCTCTCTTACCTCCTAGAGCATATAGCATGTTTTGGCAAGATTTCCAACTCTTTCCCCAAAGATTTTGATGTTGTGAACTGTAGTAAACCAGGACATCTTTCAGGACAGCATGAGAGTATAAAGCATGAAGAAAAGTTTATTCAGACTGCAGGTAGCAAAAGCTGAGACTGCTGTAATTGTACTGCAGACTACACCTGTTCCCTAAGTAAGGCACTCCCTGCAAAGATATCACCAAGAGATTTCATTAGTCTACCAGGCATTCAGATACACAAGACATGCCCAGAAAGAATGATGGGAGGAAGacattaaaatcttttttccatcttacGCATAAATAAGTATTTCACTGTAATTCTGGACAAAAGCCTGCCATGCAACTCCATGATCTCTGCTAAAACTGTTTGTACTTAGTCATAACCTGTTTTGACAAtagttttgggggaaaaataaagcaagcaaaagcTACTTTCCTGATACCACACACAAACTGAGATAATCATAGGCAACACTCTaggtttctttcaaaaattgCAAGGGTGCACTGGCAGCCCTGCTGATGCTACTTATTTATGCATAATTAACATGCTGGAACAGCAAAGCTGTCAAGCTGCTATTGAAAAGCCTCAATCATGCTTTTATCTTTATGGGTGCAAGCTTTAAGAATGTGTTTTTCTACCCCCTGAACTGGCAAACACTTTGAGAAACAAGACTCCTCCAAAATTCATAAAACACTGACCTTCATAAAACATTTGACCCTCAAGATGTAAAGATAATGACACCTGTGTCAAATATTTGAATTAAGTACTATGTTGTGACAAATCACCAAGCAATGTCTTAATTTCAAGCAGGTAGAATATCACGTGGGGATGTAAACGAGCAGGACCACTCACTGTTCAACCACAGCTATTTCTCCAGCTCAGTCACCAAAAAGCCGTGCTACCCAACTTGCCTGAGTGAGTTCTGCAGGAATTTGCCAATTCTTTTGCTCATCAGTTACAGATTTTTAGAGTGGTAGTTCTTTAAAACTGCTAAGTTGAGCTCAACAAAAGTTGAGAGGCTTCAGGCTAATTGCTCTCCCTCACAGGTAAGACTTTTAGAAATATTACAGGATTACTTTCTTCCAAACTCTTGCCAAAGTTGCTTTCTTGAGGTCTTAAAGCTTAACAATAGATTAAGAAACCAGTCAACCAACACAAACCACAGAAGATTTCAGTTATGTGatgttctttcctttcccattcaaatatttttgtgggttgttttgtggtggtgttttggtgcctgccccccccgcccccccaacaGCTTTTCTAGGAGATGGGACTTTCTGAGAAGCAAGACTAACTTTTCAAGATCTGACTTCACAAATGAGAAAAGGTAGACACCAATATTCAAGAACTGGCTCCTGCCTTCGAATGCCGGCTAGctcagcagtattttatttgcaCATCAAAAATCAGAGTGAGGCAGATGCTGTCAATTATATAGCTATTACAGCTGCCAGGGTACTGAGTTAGCTTTTGAAACTCAGGAACAACTCTAAACAGTGTAATGTATTTCAGTGAGAAGAACCTCTCCAAAGGAAGCAGCTCTTCTCAGCAAAGCAAGCCAGCTTGCTGTTAGACGAAAAAAGTAGCATGTGCTTTCTCCTCATCTTTCTccagaaggaggaaagagaggcaggaagcagaatatttcaaaagaatggCAGCAACAGCACAAGAGCAGAGAAGCAAATTGGATAAGCACAGGCACTCCCAAGAttggagagcaaagcagagcagacagTAGAACAGTTAGACAAGTCAGAAAGCAGTTTTTAAGGTTCAAAGAGCAGAGGTAAATTCAGaatattctgaaaagaaagaggcaTGCTACTCCTTAAATGGCTAGAAAGCTCAGAATTACTTCTTTCTGTGTATGGAAGACACCTAAAATGAGCTAACTGGGATTCAATTTGAGAGTAACATCACACTAGTTAGCTAGTGTCATCATGAAGATACTGCTCACCactaatggaaaaataagattttttttttttaaacgcaGAGTTAAAAGCTCAATCTCTGTCATCTGCATGACTGCCAATAACTACATTTGATTAACGACCTTGACCCACAAAGATACCTCATTTAGTGTTGGTCTCATGAGCCTGGGATAGCAACTTGAAGCTGTATTTCAATATCCTCCGCTACGTTAtttactacttaaaaaaaatacagtgagcAAAGGCTACTGATGAAGCAAGGTATCTATGCGTTAGAACATACTGTATGCTGTCAGTATGTCAGTTTGTTGTTCGCTTTCAAACATTACTATGTACACaatacaaaaacatttcattagATGGGCTGCCCACACTTGACAAATAATCTCACTGCCTTGATGTTTCTTGTCTGTTTACTGCTTCCAAGTACTCTCCAATCTGAAATTTCACAGCCATTTCACAACTGAGCCCATCTGTTCTGTTTCTACCTGCATAGCACAGTGGGGTCCTGATCCACGACGAAGTCCACAGGAGCAGACAACGCTGTGCTTGCTTTTCACAGCAAAAGACTGACTCGGTACATACATAAAATACTTTCCCAGTCCCACCTCAAGTCtagatttttagaaaacagcatTTACAAAAGctcaaaagaaacagagagt comes from Grus americana isolate bGruAme1 chromosome 2, bGruAme1.mat, whole genome shotgun sequence and encodes:
- the HERPUD2 gene encoding homocysteine-responsive endoplasmic reticulum-resident ubiquitin-like domain member 2 protein isoform X1, which codes for MDQSVVNHPVTLIIKAPNQKYTDQTINCFLDWTVGKLKSHLSKVYPSKPSTKDQRLVYSGRLLPDHLQLKDVLRKQDEYHMVHLVCTSRTPPSSPKPSTSREGHGASTSSSSSNLDRSGSTAASPTNQEASSTSLNTSADGVRHRNLPQTQSNPIPSHQFPYLMQGNIGNQFPGQGVSAGFSMYPAFSPLQMIWWQQMYARQYYMQYQAAVSAQVTSSTEPVRSAVAQAVNSEHAPANEPAAAPNVAVQDNRPVNPNVQMNAQGGPVVNEEDFNRDWLDWMYTFSRAAILLSIVYFYSSFSRFVMVMGAMLLVYLHQAGWFPFRQEGGQQQAANNVEVNRDGQHANNPDLEEMERLMDDGIDEDSGEDTGEDANTEQQPGFMASAWSFITTFFTSLIPEGPPQVGN
- the HERPUD2 gene encoding homocysteine-responsive endoplasmic reticulum-resident ubiquitin-like domain member 2 protein isoform X2 → MDQSVVNHPVTLIIKAPNQKYTDQTINCFLDWTVGKLKSHLSKVYPSKPNLDRSGSTAASPTNQEASSTSLNTSADGVRHRNLPQTQSNPIPSHQFPYLMQGNIGNQFPGQGVSAGFSMYPAFSPLQMIWWQQMYARQYYMQYQAAVSAQVTSSTEPVRSAVAQAVNSEHAPANEPAAAPNVAVQDNRPVNPNVQMNAQGGPVVNEEDFNRDWLDWMYTFSRAAILLSIVYFYSSFSRFVMVMGAMLLVYLHQAGWFPFRQEGGQQQAANNVEVNRDGQHANNPDLEEMERLMDDGIDEDSGEDTGEDANTEQQPGFMASAWSFITTFFTSLIPEGPPQVGN